Proteins from a genomic interval of Rosa chinensis cultivar Old Blush chromosome 2, RchiOBHm-V2, whole genome shotgun sequence:
- the LOC112189254 gene encoding transcription factor PIF4 — MNSCIPDWNFEGDLPLTNQKKPLGPDHELVELLWRNGQVVLHSQTNRKPGPNPNESRQVQKHDQIRVGGFYGNSGNLIHDEDAVSMIQYPIEDSFDKEFSHFFSELPSCDSLEIEKPIKQFGEEKFVKFDAPSTTHLVSSSPQPNVKSSTGVAYPENPMPPPRFQISNPTEKNQNLGGLGKIVNFSQFSTLGKGVVGSSRKQLGGKDPGKLNQAEVRECSMMTVGSSYSGSNQVPNDFDVSRASSNGDGTTGFSTGPLYNNVQKMMPLSEGGMTETLDPTLTSSSGGSGSSFGRGGKQSNVVNSNKRKGRDAEDSECQSEAAEIESAAGNKPAQRSGSSRRTRAAEVHNLSERRRRDRINEKMKALQELIPHSNKTDKASMLDEAIEYLKSLQLQLQVMWMGGGMAPMMFPGVQHYMSRMGMGMGPPAMPSMHNLMQLPRVPLVDQCMTVTPPTNQAVMCQTPVLNPVDYHNQMQNPSIQEQYARLMGFHHMQTMSQPMNMFRFGSQPLPQSQMMAPTGMNTGPLSGGAATNDALSGK, encoded by the exons ATGAATTCTTGCATTCCTGATTGGAACTTTGAGGGTGATCTCCCTTTAACCAATCAAAAGAAACCCTTGGG GCCAGATCATGAACTGGTAGAGCTGTTATGGAGAAATGGGCAGGTAGTTTTGCACAGCCAAACAAATCGAAAACCAGGTCCTAATCCTAATGAGTCGAGGCAAGTTCAGAAACATGATCAAATAAGGGTTGGTGGGTTCTATGGGAACTCAGGTAATTTGATTCATGATGAGGACGCAGTCTCCATGATCCAATACCCTATAGAAGATTCCTTTGATAAAGAGTTTTCCCATTTCTTTTCTGAACTGCCTTCCTGTGATTCACTTGAGATTGAAAAGCCAATCAAACAATTTGGAGAAGAGAAGTTTGTTAAGTTTGATGCTCCTAGTACCACCCATCTTGTTTCCTCTTCACCCCAACCTAATGTGAAGTCCTCTACCGGTGTGGCATATCCTGAAAATCCAATGCCTCCTCCAAGATTTCAGATCAGTAATCCAactgagaaaaatcaaaatcttgGAGGCTTGGGGAAAATAGTtaatttttctcaattttcaacACTGGGAAAGGGTGTTGTAGGATCTTCCAGAAAACAATTAGGAGGGAAAGATCCTGGTAAGTTGAATCAAGCAGAAGTTAGAGAGTGTTCTATGATGACTGTTGGATCGAGTTACTCAGGTAGCAACCAAGTTCCTAATGACTTTGATGTGAGTCGGGCTTCAAGCAATGGTGATGGGACTACTGGTTTTTCTACTGGACCCTTGTACAACAATGTTCAAAAGATGATGCCTCTGAGTGAGGGAGGGATGACAGAAACCCTTGATCCAACTCTTACTTCATCTTCGGGTGGTTCTGGCAGTAGTTTTGGCAGAGGAGGGAAGCAGTCTAATGTTGTCAATAGCAACAAAAGAAAGGGTAGAGATGCAGAGGACTCAGAGTGCCAAAGTGAG GCAGCTGAAATTGAATCAGCTGCGGGAAACAAGCCAGCGCAACGATCAGGATCATCGAGGAGGACACGTGCTGCTGAAGTCCATAATCTCTCAGAAAGG AGACGAAGAGATCGGATCAATGAGAAAATGAAGGCACTGCAAGAGCTCATACCTCATTCTAACAAG ACAGACAAAGCATCAATGTTAGATGAGGCAATTGAATACTTGAAGTCTCTTCAGCTGCAACTTCAG GTAATGTGGATGGGAGGTGGGATGGCACCGATGATGTTTCCAGGAGTACAGCACTATATGTCCCGAATGGGAATGGGAATGGGACCGCCTGCCATGCCTTCTATGCACAATCTAATGCAATTACCTCGGGTCCCTCTAGTTGATCAGTGCATGACTGTGACTCCACCAACAAACCAGGCAGTAATGTGCCAAACACCTGTTCTGAATCCTGTTGATTACCATAACCAGATGCAAAATCCCTCTATTCAGGAGCAATATGCACGTCTCATGGGATTCCATCATATGCAGACCATGTCTCAG CCTATGAATATGTTCAGATTCGGCTCTCAGCCTCTTCCGCAAAGTCAAATGATGGCACCAACTGGCATGAACACTGGACCTTTAAGTGGTGGAGCTGCAACTAATGATGCTTTGAGTGGCAAATGA